A stretch of the Comamonas testosteroni TK102 genome encodes the following:
- a CDS encoding DUF1631 domain-containing protein produces the protein MAPSQSSSTAPAAPQQLGWQARLRWVHGICQGLPKVAQQLDEFLANQTGVVSTAREMQEWREAWVGFQQHKDAWVQACSQALQQAARKPPSQAGESSASGSAPLNFELLSDDVVENKILASRMALAMGETLQPGFEAMRLRMQALEGHELPSRDMFRAETICLHLVEQWLSCGMERKHLLRAVEPLQNALAPLMESEYGILHKLLDAKGVSKAQDAPLRVKRTEGGPSTGAMPLGGASGFGHAAETGWSSSAMQQFMPAGMAAGFGAEPGFALPPGASAGLGMLARARHRALDAMNQLRQVLSQPAVGIPGLMPGAPLVPMPPASAALAQALQEQQQLMAAELQARYPAAAGSAMAMPVLDYSPAAIGQLVNQVRERSADWKQKAQTTGEKATIEVVALMFQSILSEDRLPPSIRVWFARLQVPVLRVALAEPQFFSDLNHPARKLIDRMGSCVMGFDASSINGNALETEIRRVVQVIEQYPETGQKVFALVLREFEAFLTKHFAQNRSTAKITSVAQQVEQKETLAIQYTIELRNMLTDMPVREEVRDFLFKSWADVLAMATVRYGAKDARAMRFKQAASELVWSASAKPSRQERARVIQGLPTLLQTLREGLELVSVTGDAQSTAIKVLTDTLAQAFMSKTAAIPAERIEAMAKRLSELEKYISEDGTLDDMPLSSESIELMLGVDAGDLNVIPNTDSPVEPAMLEWARSLESGRWFTLDHNGSRVQVQYVWHSRRRHLHLFASLDGHCYLLQAQRMATYLQAGLLAVHDAEALTVRATRDALQKIQANPERLA, from the coding sequence ATGGCTCCATCGCAGTCTTCCTCCACCGCGCCTGCGGCCCCGCAACAGCTGGGCTGGCAGGCGCGTTTGCGTTGGGTCCATGGCATTTGCCAGGGCCTGCCCAAGGTCGCCCAGCAGCTGGATGAATTTCTTGCCAACCAGACCGGCGTCGTCTCCACGGCCAGGGAGATGCAGGAGTGGCGCGAAGCCTGGGTCGGCTTTCAGCAGCACAAGGACGCCTGGGTACAGGCTTGTTCGCAGGCGCTGCAGCAGGCTGCGCGCAAGCCGCCTTCCCAAGCAGGGGAGAGCAGTGCTTCGGGATCGGCTCCGCTGAACTTCGAGCTGCTCAGCGACGATGTCGTCGAAAACAAGATTCTGGCCTCCCGCATGGCCCTGGCCATGGGAGAGACGCTGCAGCCAGGTTTCGAGGCCATGCGCCTGCGCATGCAGGCACTGGAAGGGCATGAGCTGCCTTCCCGGGACATGTTCCGGGCCGAGACCATTTGCCTGCATCTGGTCGAGCAATGGCTGAGCTGCGGCATGGAGCGCAAGCATTTGCTGCGGGCCGTGGAGCCTTTGCAGAATGCGCTGGCGCCGTTGATGGAGTCCGAATACGGCATTTTGCACAAGCTGCTGGATGCCAAAGGCGTCAGCAAGGCCCAGGATGCCCCGCTGCGGGTGAAGCGCACGGAGGGCGGCCCGTCTACCGGCGCCATGCCTCTGGGCGGCGCCAGCGGCTTTGGCCATGCTGCCGAGACCGGCTGGAGCAGCTCTGCCATGCAGCAGTTCATGCCCGCAGGCATGGCGGCAGGCTTCGGCGCCGAGCCGGGTTTTGCCCTGCCGCCAGGCGCCAGCGCCGGTCTCGGCATGCTGGCGCGGGCGCGCCATCGCGCGCTGGATGCCATGAATCAGCTGCGCCAGGTGCTGAGCCAGCCGGCGGTCGGCATTCCAGGCCTGATGCCCGGCGCCCCGCTGGTTCCCATGCCTCCGGCCTCTGCCGCCTTGGCCCAGGCGCTGCAGGAGCAGCAACAGCTGATGGCGGCCGAGCTCCAGGCCCGGTATCCGGCTGCGGCCGGTTCGGCCATGGCCATGCCTGTCCTGGACTACAGCCCGGCAGCGATCGGCCAGTTGGTCAATCAGGTGCGCGAGCGCTCGGCCGACTGGAAGCAAAAGGCCCAGACCACGGGGGAGAAGGCGACCATCGAGGTGGTGGCGCTGATGTTCCAGAGCATTCTTTCGGAAGACCGGCTGCCGCCGTCCATTCGTGTCTGGTTCGCGCGCCTGCAGGTGCCGGTGCTGCGCGTGGCCCTGGCCGAGCCACAGTTCTTCAGCGACCTGAATCACCCGGCGCGCAAGTTGATCGACCGCATGGGCTCCTGCGTCATGGGCTTCGATGCCAGCAGCATCAACGGCAATGCGCTGGAGACAGAGATTCGCCGCGTGGTACAGGTGATAGAGCAGTACCCTGAAACCGGGCAGAAGGTCTTCGCCCTGGTGCTGCGCGAGTTCGAGGCCTTTCTCACCAAGCACTTTGCCCAGAACCGGTCCACGGCCAAGATCACCAGCGTGGCCCAGCAGGTGGAGCAGAAGGAAACGCTGGCCATCCAGTACACCATCGAGCTGCGCAATATGCTCACCGATATGCCGGTGCGCGAAGAGGTGCGCGACTTTCTCTTCAAGTCCTGGGCCGATGTGCTGGCCATGGCCACCGTGCGCTATGGCGCCAAGGATGCGCGGGCCATGCGCTTCAAGCAGGCGGCCAGCGAGCTGGTCTGGTCGGCCAGTGCCAAGCCGTCGCGTCAGGAGCGTGCGCGCGTCATCCAGGGCCTGCCGACCTTGCTGCAGACCTTGCGCGAAGGGCTGGAGCTGGTGAGCGTGACGGGCGATGCGCAGTCGACCGCGATCAAGGTATTGACCGATACGCTGGCGCAGGCCTTCATGTCCAAGACTGCGGCCATTCCGGCCGAGCGTATCGAGGCCATGGCCAAGCGTCTGTCGGAGCTGGAAAAATACATCAGCGAGGATGGGACGCTCGACGATATGCCGCTGTCCAGCGAGAGCATAGAACTGATGCTGGGGGTGGATGCGGGCGACCTGAACGTCATTCCCAACACGGACAGCCCGGTGGAGCCGGCGATGCTGGAGTGGGCCCGATCGCTGGAAAGCGGCCGCTGGTTCACGCTGGACCACAACGGCAGCCGCGTACAGGTGCAATATGTCTGGCACAGCCGTCGCCGGCATTTGCACCTGTTCGCCTCGCTGGATGGCCATTGCTATCTGCTGCAGGCGCAGCGCATGGCCACCTATCTGCAGGCCGGCCTGCTGGCCGTGCATGACGCCGAGGCACTGACGGTGCGCGCCACACGCGATGCGCTGCAGAAGATTCAGGCGAATCCGGAAAGGCTGGCCTGA
- the secD gene encoding protein translocase subunit SecD: MNRYPVWKYAIIVIALLVGVLYTLPNFFGEAPAVQVSSAKSTVKVDNAVLQKVESALSAASVKATSLSLEGTSVRARFDTPDEQLKAKDVIQKALVADPSDPAYIVALNLVSRSPDWLTAIGAKPMYLGLDLRGGVHFMLQVDMAAALTKKAESYAGDLRSTMRDKNIRHGGVSRDGNNVTIRVRDEATLTAARNLIADQFPDLTATSSPDGTGFKLVASIKPEALRKVQEQALKQNIVTLHNRINELGVAEPVIQQQGLDRIVVQLPGVQDTAKAKDILGRTATLEVRMVDESAEARAAEMGSGPVPFGSEKYLDRNGQSIIVQKQVTLTGENLTDAQPGFDSQTQEPTVNLTLDAKGARIFKDVTRENVGKRMAIILFEKGKGEVVTAPVIRGEIGGGRVQISGRMTTAEANDTSLLLRAGSLAAPMEIIEEYTIGPSLGADNINRGIHSVVWGMVAIAAFMCMYYMLFGVFSTIALSVNVLLLLAILSMLQATLTLPGIAAMALALGVAIDSNVLINERIREELRAGASPQAAIHAGYENAWHTILDSNVTTLIAGLALLAFGSGVVRGFAVVHCIGILTSMFSAVFFSRGLVNLWYGGKKKLKSVSIGQVWRPEGEGLRSVAGRGSNN; encoded by the coding sequence ATGAACCGATACCCGGTCTGGAAGTACGCGATCATCGTGATCGCGCTGCTGGTGGGGGTGCTCTACACCCTGCCCAATTTCTTTGGTGAAGCGCCTGCGGTGCAGGTGTCCTCGGCCAAGTCCACTGTGAAGGTGGACAACGCCGTGCTGCAAAAGGTGGAATCCGCCTTGAGCGCGGCCAGCGTCAAAGCCACTTCGCTGTCGCTGGAGGGCACTTCGGTGCGCGCCCGCTTCGATACGCCCGATGAGCAGCTCAAGGCCAAGGACGTCATCCAGAAGGCCCTGGTTGCCGACCCCTCCGATCCCGCCTACATCGTGGCGCTGAACCTGGTGTCGCGCTCGCCCGACTGGCTGACGGCCATCGGTGCCAAGCCCATGTATCTGGGTCTGGACCTGCGCGGCGGCGTGCACTTCATGCTGCAGGTGGACATGGCCGCGGCCCTGACCAAGAAGGCAGAGAGCTATGCGGGCGATCTGCGCTCCACCATGCGCGACAAGAACATCCGCCACGGCGGTGTCAGCCGCGATGGCAACAATGTCACCATCCGCGTGCGCGACGAAGCCACGCTGACGGCGGCGCGCAATCTGATCGCGGACCAGTTTCCCGATCTGACGGCCACTTCCTCGCCTGATGGCACCGGCTTCAAGCTGGTGGCATCGATCAAGCCCGAGGCCCTGCGCAAGGTGCAGGAGCAGGCGCTCAAGCAGAACATCGTCACGCTGCACAACCGTATCAACGAGCTGGGCGTGGCCGAGCCCGTGATCCAGCAGCAGGGCCTGGACCGCATCGTGGTGCAGCTGCCCGGCGTGCAGGACACAGCCAAGGCCAAGGACATTCTGGGCCGTACCGCCACGCTGGAAGTGCGCATGGTGGACGAGTCCGCCGAAGCGCGTGCTGCCGAGATGGGTTCCGGCCCCGTGCCCTTCGGCTCCGAGAAGTATCTGGACCGCAACGGCCAGAGCATCATCGTGCAAAAGCAGGTGACGCTGACCGGCGAGAATCTGACGGACGCCCAGCCCGGCTTTGACAGCCAGACCCAGGAGCCCACCGTCAACCTGACACTGGACGCCAAGGGCGCGCGTATCTTCAAGGACGTGACGCGCGAGAACGTGGGCAAGCGCATGGCCATCATCCTGTTCGAAAAGGGCAAGGGCGAGGTGGTGACGGCTCCCGTGATCCGTGGCGAGATCGGCGGCGGCCGCGTGCAGATCTCCGGACGCATGACCACGGCGGAAGCCAACGACACCTCGCTGCTGCTGCGCGCCGGTTCGCTGGCCGCACCCATGGAGATCATCGAGGAATACACCATCGGCCCGAGCCTGGGTGCTGACAACATCAACCGCGGTATCCACTCCGTGGTCTGGGGCATGGTGGCGATTGCAGCCTTCATGTGCATGTACTACATGCTGTTCGGCGTGTTCTCCACGATTGCCCTGTCGGTGAACGTGCTGCTGCTGTTGGCCATCTTGTCCATGCTGCAAGCCACGCTGACCCTGCCCGGCATTGCTGCCATGGCGCTGGCGCTGGGCGTTGCCATCGACTCCAACGTGCTGATCAACGAACGCATCCGCGAAGAGCTGCGTGCCGGTGCCTCGCCCCAGGCGGCCATCCATGCCGGCTACGAGAATGCCTGGCACACGATTCTGGACTCCAACGTGACCACGCTGATCGCCGGCCTGGCCCTGCTGGCCTTCGGTTCGGGCGTGGTGCGCGGTTTTGCCGTGGTGCACTGCATCGGCATTCTGACCAGCATGTTCTCGGCCGTGTTCTTCTCTCGCGGCCTGGTCAACCTCTGGTATGGCGGCAAGAAGAAGCTCAAGAGCGTCTCCATCGGTCAGGTCTGGAGGCCTGAGGGTGAGGGTCTTCGTTCCGTGGCCGGTCGCGGCAGCAACAACTAA
- the yajC gene encoding preprotein translocase subunit YajC: protein MFISSAFAQTAPAAAAEGGFMGSLTGMLPLVLMFVVLYFVMIRPQMKRQKEHRSMIDALAKGDEVATAGGIIGTVTRMAEQFIYIEVASGVEVQIQRSAVVQVLPKGTAK from the coding sequence GTGTTCATTTCTTCTGCTTTCGCCCAGACCGCTCCTGCTGCCGCTGCTGAAGGTGGCTTCATGGGTTCGCTCACCGGCATGCTGCCTCTGGTGCTGATGTTCGTGGTGCTGTACTTCGTGATGATTCGTCCCCAGATGAAGCGCCAGAAGGAACACCGTTCCATGATCGACGCGCTGGCCAAGGGTGACGAAGTGGCTACCGCCGGCGGCATCATCGGCACCGTGACCCGCATGGCCGAGCAATTCATCTACATCGAAGTGGCTTCCGGCGTGGAAGTCCAGATCCAGCGCTCGGCTGTGGTGCAAGTGCTGCCCAAGGGCACGGCCAAGTAA
- a CDS encoding Lrp/AsnC family transcriptional regulator: MNQLDRFDWAILNELQMDGRLTNAELAQRVGLSAAPCWRRVRALEESGYITGYHATLDRHKLGLGVLAFVRVDAAQNTADITLRMEEAIRLLPEVTSCHYISGAGTFELQVVARDLESFSGFVRNVLLRLPNVKDVHTIFSLGEVKSSSALPLPSTLTHA, encoded by the coding sequence ATGAATCAACTTGATCGCTTCGACTGGGCCATCCTGAATGAGCTGCAGATGGATGGCCGCCTCACCAATGCCGAGCTGGCCCAGCGCGTGGGCCTGTCCGCCGCGCCCTGCTGGCGGCGCGTGCGCGCGCTGGAGGAGTCGGGCTATATCACCGGCTATCACGCCACGCTGGACCGCCACAAGCTGGGCCTGGGCGTGCTGGCCTTTGTGCGCGTGGATGCCGCACAGAACACTGCCGACATCACGCTGCGCATGGAGGAAGCCATTCGCCTGCTGCCCGAGGTCACCTCCTGCCACTACATCAGCGGCGCGGGCACCTTCGAGCTGCAGGTCGTGGCCAGGGACCTGGAGAGCTTTTCCGGCTTTGTGCGCAATGTGCTGCTGCGCCTGCCCAACGTCAAAGACGTGCACACGATTTTTTCGCTGGGCGAGGTCAAGTCCAGCAGCGCGCTGCCGCTGCCCAGCACGCTGACGCATGCCTGA
- the secF gene encoding protein translocase subunit SecF, with protein MEFFRIKKDIPFMRYALVFNAISFITFALAVFFLFSRGLHLSVEFTGGTVMEVAYTQPADIGKVRETVSKLGYADVIVQNFGTSKDVMIRLPVQKGVTTAQQSEQVITALKAEDAEVTLRRTEFVGPQVGDELMHNGLMALGMVVLGIIIYLAFRFEWKFGVAAIIANLHDVIIILGFFAFFQWEFSLSVLAGVLAVLGYSVNESVVIFDRIREAFRKFRKLSTHEVIDHAITSTMSRTIITHASTEAMVLSMFFFGGPSLHYFALALTIGILFGIYSSVFVAAAIAMWLGVKREDLVKAPTKPGSQDPNDPNAGAVV; from the coding sequence ATGGAGTTCTTCCGCATCAAAAAAGACATTCCGTTCATGAGATACGCGTTGGTCTTCAACGCGATCTCCTTCATCACCTTTGCGCTGGCCGTCTTCTTCCTGTTCTCGCGCGGCCTGCATCTGTCGGTGGAGTTCACGGGCGGTACGGTCATGGAAGTGGCCTACACCCAGCCGGCCGATATCGGCAAGGTGCGTGAAACCGTTTCCAAGCTCGGCTATGCCGATGTGATCGTGCAGAATTTCGGCACATCCAAGGATGTGATGATCCGTCTGCCCGTGCAAAAGGGCGTGACGACTGCCCAGCAAAGCGAGCAGGTGATCACTGCGCTGAAGGCCGAGGATGCAGAGGTCACGCTGCGCCGTACCGAGTTTGTCGGCCCCCAGGTGGGTGATGAGCTGATGCACAACGGCCTGATGGCGCTGGGCATGGTGGTGCTGGGCATCATCATCTATCTGGCCTTCCGCTTCGAGTGGAAGTTCGGTGTGGCGGCCATCATTGCCAACTTGCACGATGTGATCATCATCCTGGGCTTCTTCGCCTTCTTCCAGTGGGAGTTCTCGCTCTCCGTGCTGGCGGGCGTGCTGGCCGTGCTGGGATACTCGGTCAATGAGTCCGTGGTGATCTTCGACCGTATTCGCGAAGCCTTCCGCAAGTTCCGCAAGCTCAGCACGCACGAGGTGATCGATCACGCCATCACGTCGACCATGAGCCGAACCATCATCACCCACGCTTCGACCGAAGCCATGGTGCTGTCCATGTTCTTCTTCGGCGGCCCCAGCCTGCACTACTTTGCGCTGGCTCTGACGATCGGCATCTTGTTCGGTATCTATTCCTCGGTGTTCGTGGCGGCTGCCATTGCCATGTGGCTGGGCGTCAAGCGCGAGGATCTGGTCAAGGCTCCGACCAAGCCCGGTTCGCAAGACCCCAACGATCCCAACGCGGGAGCCGTGGTCTGA
- a CDS encoding indolepyruvate ferredoxin oxidoreductase family protein, translating to MNAPLPDEVRRALESVTLDDKYSLARGRAFMSGVQALVRLPMLQRLRDAQAGLNTAGFISGYRGSPLGTYDQSLWAAKKHMEANHIVFQPGVNEELGATAVWGTQQLDLYPETKKFDGVFGIWYGKGPGVDRCSDVFKHANMAGTARHGGVIAIAGDDHISKSSTAAHQSDHIFKACGTPVFFPSNVQDILDMGLHAFAMSRFSGLWSGMKTIQEVVESSSSVLVDPDRVNIILPEDFQMPDGGLHIRWPDPPLEQEARLMNYKWYAALAYVRANKLNHNVIEGPNDRFGIIASGKAYNDTRQAMADLGLDEDTCHQLGIRLHKVNVVWPLEATITRDFARGLQEILVVEEKRQVIEYQIKEELYNWRDDVRPNVVGKFSDEHGGEWSLPNPSTDWLLRPTADLTPAIIARAIAQRLNKLGVPEHVQTRMQQRLAVLDAREAAIKAAKEVSTGDRTPWFCSGCPHNTSTRVPEGSRAVAGIGCHYMTTWMPDRRTSTFTQMGGEGVTWVGQAPFTTEAHVFANLGDGTYFHSGLLAIRQSIAAGTNITYKVLYNDAVAMTGGQRVGERPEGHSVLQIMNSLLSEGVRKLVIVTDEPEKYDGVKLGEGVTVHHRDELDAIQRQFRELKGCTIIIYDQTCATEKRRRRKRGVLSTPDKTVVINELVCEGCGDCSVQSNCLSVEPVETEFGRKRRINQNSCNKDYSCVKGFCPSFVTVEGGQLKKPKQDKKGSLEALPSIPEPVLPVAEQAWGIVVAGVGGTGVITIGSLLGMAAHLEGKGVVTQDAAGLAQKGGSTWSHIQIANRADAIYTTKVDMAKADLVIGCDPIVAATPTTLSVMQPGRTYVALNSHAAPTASFVGNPDWQSPAARCATALAEAVGHGALGSFDAEKASTALLGDSIYANPMMLGYAWQKGKVPLSHASLMRAMELNGVQVARNQEAFEWGRRCAHDLEAVRALYQASQVIQFVKKPSLEEMLDKRVEFLTAYQNAAYAQQYRDFVAKVRAAEEPLAQGTRLSQAVARYLFKLMAYKDEYEVARLHTQAAFTQKISDMFEGDYKLVHHLAPPGFARKDEQGHLLKKSYGPWMRKAMGWLAGMKGLRGTVLDPFGRTEERRTERALIVEYRQCIDTLLTGLTADKLALAVEIASIPEDIRGYGHVKEHHLAAARIKWQALMTRWNGVAAPAAAAVLRMAVN from the coding sequence ATGAATGCCCCTTTGCCCGATGAAGTCCGTCGTGCCCTGGAGTCTGTGACTCTGGACGACAAATATTCCCTGGCCCGCGGCCGCGCCTTTATGAGCGGCGTGCAGGCCCTGGTCCGCCTGCCCATGCTGCAGCGGCTGCGCGATGCGCAGGCCGGGCTCAATACCGCAGGCTTCATCAGCGGCTATCGCGGCTCGCCCCTGGGCACCTACGACCAGTCGCTGTGGGCGGCCAAAAAGCATATGGAGGCGAATCACATCGTCTTTCAGCCCGGCGTGAACGAAGAGCTGGGCGCCACGGCCGTCTGGGGCACGCAGCAGCTCGATCTCTACCCCGAAACCAAGAAGTTCGACGGTGTCTTCGGCATCTGGTATGGCAAGGGGCCGGGCGTGGACCGCTGCTCCGACGTGTTCAAGCACGCCAATATGGCGGGCACGGCCAGGCATGGCGGCGTGATTGCGATCGCGGGTGACGATCACATCAGCAAGTCCTCCACGGCCGCGCACCAGAGCGACCACATCTTCAAGGCCTGCGGCACGCCGGTGTTCTTCCCCAGCAACGTGCAGGACATCCTGGACATGGGCCTGCATGCCTTTGCCATGAGCCGCTTCTCGGGGCTGTGGTCGGGCATGAAGACGATCCAGGAGGTGGTGGAGTCCTCCTCATCGGTCCTGGTGGACCCGGATCGCGTCAACATCATCCTGCCCGAAGACTTTCAGATGCCGGACGGCGGCCTGCATATCCGCTGGCCCGATCCGCCGCTGGAGCAGGAAGCGCGGCTGATGAACTACAAGTGGTATGCGGCCCTGGCCTATGTGCGCGCCAACAAGCTCAACCACAACGTGATCGAGGGGCCCAACGACCGCTTCGGCATCATCGCCAGCGGCAAGGCCTATAACGACACGCGCCAGGCCATGGCCGATCTGGGGCTGGACGAGGACACCTGCCACCAACTGGGCATCAGGCTGCACAAGGTCAACGTGGTCTGGCCGCTGGAGGCCACCATCACGCGCGATTTCGCACGCGGCCTGCAGGAGATTCTGGTGGTCGAGGAAAAGCGCCAGGTCATCGAATACCAGATCAAGGAAGAGCTCTACAACTGGCGCGACGACGTGCGCCCCAATGTGGTGGGCAAGTTCAGCGACGAGCATGGTGGCGAATGGTCGCTGCCCAACCCCAGCACCGACTGGCTGCTGCGCCCCACGGCCGATCTGACCCCCGCCATCATTGCGCGCGCCATTGCCCAGCGCCTGAATAAGCTGGGCGTGCCCGAGCATGTGCAAACGCGCATGCAGCAGCGTCTGGCCGTGCTCGACGCCCGCGAAGCGGCGATCAAGGCGGCCAAGGAAGTCTCCACGGGCGACCGCACGCCCTGGTTCTGCAGCGGCTGCCCGCACAACACCTCGACACGCGTGCCCGAAGGCTCGCGCGCCGTGGCCGGCATCGGCTGCCACTACATGACCACCTGGATGCCAGACCGCCGCACCAGCACCTTCACGCAAATGGGCGGCGAGGGCGTGACCTGGGTGGGCCAGGCGCCTTTCACCACAGAGGCCCATGTCTTCGCCAATCTGGGCGACGGCACCTATTTCCACAGCGGGCTGCTGGCCATCCGCCAGAGCATCGCGGCCGGCACCAACATCACCTACAAGGTGCTCTACAACGACGCCGTGGCCATGACGGGCGGCCAGCGCGTGGGCGAGCGGCCTGAAGGCCATTCGGTGCTGCAGATCATGAACAGCCTGCTCTCCGAAGGCGTGCGCAAACTGGTCATCGTCACCGACGAGCCCGAGAAATACGATGGCGTGAAGCTGGGCGAGGGCGTGACCGTGCACCACCGCGACGAGCTGGATGCGATCCAGCGCCAGTTCCGCGAGCTCAAGGGCTGCACGATCATCATCTACGACCAGACCTGCGCCACGGAAAAGCGCCGCCGCCGCAAACGCGGCGTGCTGAGCACGCCCGACAAGACCGTGGTCATCAACGAGCTGGTCTGCGAGGGCTGTGGCGATTGCTCGGTGCAGTCCAACTGTCTGTCGGTGGAGCCCGTGGAGACCGAGTTCGGCCGCAAGCGCCGCATCAACCAGAACAGCTGCAACAAGGACTATTCCTGCGTCAAGGGCTTCTGCCCCAGCTTCGTCACCGTCGAGGGCGGTCAGCTCAAGAAGCCCAAGCAGGACAAGAAGGGCAGCCTGGAAGCCCTGCCCAGTATTCCCGAGCCCGTGCTGCCCGTGGCCGAGCAGGCCTGGGGCATCGTGGTGGCCGGTGTCGGCGGCACGGGCGTGATCACCATCGGCTCGCTGCTGGGCATGGCCGCGCACCTGGAGGGCAAGGGCGTGGTCACCCAGGATGCGGCCGGTCTGGCGCAAAAAGGCGGCTCCACCTGGAGCCATATCCAGATCGCCAACCGCGCCGATGCCATCTACACCACCAAGGTGGACATGGCCAAGGCCGATCTGGTCATCGGCTGCGACCCCATCGTGGCGGCCACGCCCACCACCTTGTCGGTGATGCAGCCGGGGCGCACCTATGTGGCGCTCAACAGCCATGCCGCGCCCACGGCCAGCTTTGTGGGCAACCCCGACTGGCAGTCGCCTGCCGCACGCTGCGCCACGGCACTGGCCGAGGCCGTGGGGCATGGCGCCCTGGGCAGTTTCGACGCCGAGAAGGCCTCCACGGCCCTGCTGGGCGACAGCATCTACGCCAATCCCATGATGCTGGGCTACGCCTGGCAAAAGGGCAAGGTGCCGCTGAGCCATGCCTCGCTGATGCGCGCCATGGAGCTCAACGGCGTGCAGGTGGCGCGCAATCAGGAGGCCTTTGAATGGGGCCGCCGCTGCGCCCACGATCTGGAGGCCGTGCGCGCTCTGTATCAGGCATCGCAGGTGATCCAGTTCGTCAAGAAGCCGTCGCTCGAGGAAATGCTGGACAAGCGTGTGGAGTTTCTCACGGCCTACCAGAACGCGGCCTATGCCCAGCAGTACCGCGACTTCGTGGCCAAGGTGCGCGCGGCGGAAGAGCCGCTGGCCCAGGGCACGCGCCTGTCCCAGGCTGTGGCGCGCTATCTGTTCAAGCTGATGGCGTACAAGGACGAGTACGAGGTGGCGCGTCTGCACACGCAGGCGGCGTTCACCCAGAAGATCAGCGACATGTTCGAGGGCGACTACAAGCTCGTGCATCACCTCGCGCCCCCCGGCTTTGCCAGGAAGGACGAGCAGGGCCATCTGCTGAAAAAGTCCTATGGCCCCTGGATGCGCAAGGCCATGGGCTGGCTGGCCGGCATGAAGGGATTGCGCGGCACGGTGCTCGATCCCTTCGGCCGCACCGAGGAGCGCCGTACCGAGCGCGCCCTGATCGTCGAATACCGCCAGTGCATCGACACCCTGCTGACGGGCCTGACGGCCGACAAGCTGGCGCTGGCCGTGGAGATCGCCTCCATCCCCGAGGACATTCGCGGCTACGGCCATGTGAAGGAGCACCATCTGGCGGCGGCACGCATCAAGTGGCAGGCGCTGATGACGCGCTGGAACGGCGTTGCGGCGCCCGCGGCTGCAGCAGTCCTGCGGATGGCAGTGAACTAA